A part of Arachis hypogaea cultivar Tifrunner chromosome 12, arahy.Tifrunner.gnm2.J5K5, whole genome shotgun sequence genomic DNA contains:
- the LOC112730003 gene encoding uncharacterized protein, with protein MCEETALAIRWHKEKRLDDGVLKHPADSMAWKTFNEEHEWFTRDARNIRLGVASDGFNPFGNMNISYSPKYPGNSIDVYLEPLIEELKELWEEGVETFDVVQKRNFKLSVVVLWTINNYPSYAMLSCWSTKSALACACFHRETSSKRLKHGHKHCYMGHRRYFPHDHPWRRNKSSFDNTRELGEAPKPLSSYDVLEEFKTFEQTEFGNNTKKRKKSEHDKVAENWKKKNRKTKDNLNARLDLQLMGIKRDFHPRRVGNKFVMPIVKYTLSKTRKENERCVHIEDCKIYGLKSHDCHVLIERLLPLAICELLPKEVCEPLIHLSIFFGELCSKELKVDVLDKLETQIAITLCKLETVFPPAFFDVMVYLTVHLAHEAKLARPVQYRWMYSVERYLRTLKSYVGNKAHPEGSISEGYISEEAMTLVGRYLDENSKISDPGKNEPMRGIAVFKVLGQFSCKRAYKELSILEHREAQFYVLKNCEEVQPWVDEHMAVLTRENPRNLQKRHKDQFVKWFERKISDLHKVGSAQVNNQLLSLARGPDHRAHFYNTCAINGFTFRSKNHEASLKTQNSGLVVKVDELTGGVDYYGVLTDIIELDYVGKHKVILFKCEWFDVPPIGRNQSREYCKDEYGFINVDVTYVRYKDEPFILACQAEQVYYVKAIKRPNWCTVVRVKPRNTYDVPEQDIMQEEAYQQAEIGSFNQVPSSGDINLLIELGRGDIEGSSVDVPMSMEEEEEEEEEEEEDSNDSD; from the exons ATGTGTGAAGAAACAGCTCTAGCAATAAGGTGGCATAAAGAGAAACGACTTGATGATGGAGTCCTAAAACACCCGGCAGATTCGATGGCATGGAAGACATTTAATGAGGAGCACGAATGGTTTACACGTGATGCTAGAAATATCAGGCTTGGAGTTGCTAGTGATGGATTCAATCCGTTCGGCAATATGAACATTTCCTATA GCCCTAAATACCCTGGAAATTCTATTGATGTATACTTAGAACCGTTAATTGAAGAGTTGAAAGAATTGTGGGAAGAGGGTGTTGAAACATTTGATGTGGTTCAGAAACGGAACTTTAAGTTGTCTGTTGTAGTTTTATGGACAATAAATAATTATCCATCCTATGCCATGTTATCCTGTTGGAGCACTAAAAGTGCACTAGCATGTGCGTGTTTCCACAGAGAAACTAGTTCTAAGAGGCTGAAACATGGACACAAGCATTGCTATATGGGTCATCGCCGCTATTTTCCGCATGATCATCCATGGCGAAGAAATAAGAGTTCTTTCGACAATACCAGGGAACTTGGCGAAGCACCTAAGCCACTTTCTAGTTATGATGTCCTGGAAGAATTCAAGACTTTTGAACAAACGGAGTTTGGGAACAAtactaaaaagagaaagaagtctGAGCATGACAAGGTGGCtgaaaattggaaaaagaaaa ATAGAAAGACAAAGGATAATCTTAATGCACGACTTGATCTTCAACTTATGGGTATCAAGAGAGACTTTCATCCTCGTAGAGTGGGCAACAAGTTTGTGATGCCGATAGTCAAATATACTTTGTCAAAGACTAGGAAGGAGAATGAAAG GTGTGTGCACATTGAAGATTGCAAAATTTATGGCTTGAAGAGCCATGATTGCCATGTCCTAATAGAACGGCTGCTACCACTTGCAATTTGTGAGCTTTTGCCCAAAGAAGTTTGTGAACCGTTGATACATCTAAGTATTTTCTTTGGAGAGCTTTGTTCGAAGGAATTGAAGGTGGACGTTCTAGACAAACTTGAAACCCAGATTGCAATAACACTTTGTAAATTAGAGACAGTTTTTCCTCCGGCTTTTTTTGATGTGATGGTTTACCTAACTGTTCATCTTGCCCATGAAGCTAAGTTAGCCAGACCAGTTCAATATCGCTGGATGTACTCTGTTGAGAG atATTTGCGCACACTAAAGAGTTATGTCGGAAACAAAGCACATCCTGAGGGGTCAATATCTGAGGGTTATATCTCTGAAGAAGCAATGACCCTTGTGGGGAGATATTTAGATGAAAATTCTAAGATTTCTGACCCTGGCAAGAATGAACCTATGCGAGGCATAGCTGTGTTCAAAGTACTTGGCCAGTTTAGTTGTAAAAGGGCATACAAGGAACTTAGTATCTTAGAGCATAGAGAAGCTCAATTCTATGTGCTGAAGAATTGTGAAGAAGTTCAACCATGGGTTGATGAACATATGGCAGTTTTAACAAGAGAAAATCCAAGAAATCTGCAgaaaaggcacaaggatcaatttGTGAAATGGTTTGAAAGAAAG ATTTCAGATCTACACAAAGTAGGGAGTGCACAGGTGAATAATCAACTGCTTTCTCTAGCAAGAGGTCCTGATCATCGTGCACATTTCTACAACACATGTGCTATCAACGGTTTTACATTTCGTAGCAAAAACCATGAAGCATCTTTGAAGACTCAAAATAGTGGATTAGTTGTGAAGGTAGATGAATTGACTGGGGGTGTGGATTATTATGGCGTGTTGACTGATATTATTGAGTTAGATTATGTCGGAAAACATAAAGTGATCTTATTTAAGTGTGAGTGGTTTGATGTTCCTCCAATAGGACGAAATCAAAGTAGGGAATATTGTAAAGATGAATATGGATTCATAAATGTGGATGTCACATATGTTAGATATAAGGATGAGCCTTTCATTTTAGCATGTCAAGCTGAGCAAGTATACTATGTAAAGGCAATTAAAAGGCCTAATTGGTGTACTGTGGTCCGAGTAAAGCCTCGTAATACATATGATGTGCCTGAACAAGATATCATGCAAGAAGAGGCATACCAACAAGCTGAAATAGGAAGCTTTAATCAAGTACCATCTTCGGGTGATATCAATTTGTTGATAGAATTGGGTAGAGGTGACATAGAGGGATCAAGTGTGGACGTGCCTATGtctatggaagaagaagaagaagaagaagaagaagaagaagaagattcaaATGATAGTGATTGA